Part of the Roseofilum capinflatum BLCC-M114 genome is shown below.
NNNNNNNNNNNNNNNNNNNNNNNNNNNNNNNNNAAATGCCCTCTCCCTATATCCCTCTCCCACGGGAGAGGGACTTTACTCCCCTTCTTAAACTTGTTGGAAATGCCCTCTCCCTATATCCCTCTCCCACGGGAGAGGGACTTTACTCCCCTTCTCCCGTGGGAGAAGGGGCTGGGGGATGAGGGCAACCGTTGACCCATTACTCATTACTCAAATCATGACAGAATCATTAATCGGCGCTCTATTTGTCTTTGTGCTGGCCAGTTTTGCGGGCTTTGAAGTGATTACCAAAGTTCCGCCCACCCTGCACACTCCTTTGATGTCCGGGGCGAATGCTATTTCTGGAATTGCCTTAATTGGGGCCTTAATTGTGGCCGGCGATCGCACCCTCAGCATTAGCGTCATCCTCGGCCTGATTGCCGTTGTCTGCGCCACCATCAACGTGGTAGGCGGCTTTTTGGTCACCGATCGCATGTTGCAAATGTTCAAGAAGAAAGAAGCTTGATCGTGAAGATAGGGAGATAGGGGGATTTTCTATTCCCTGTTCCCTATTCCCTGTTCCCTATTCCCTATTCCCTATTAGCAAAATGACAGCATTAACAGAATATTTACCCACAGGGATTCAACTGGTTTATCTGCTTTCCGCATCCCTGTTTATCATTGGATTGAAACAACTCGGTTCTCCAGCAACCGCTCGCAATGGGAACTTATTAGCCTCCATTGCCATGTTGCTCGCCGTTGTCGTTACCCTGCTCGATCAACAGGTTCTCAACTATGAACTAATCCTAGTGGGGATTATTATTGGTTCCCTGATTGGGGCGATCGCCGCCAAACAAGTCGCCATGACGGCCATGCCGCAGATGGTAGGCTTATTTAATGGATTAGGTGGGGCTGCATCTGCGTTAGTGGCGATCGCCGAATTTTGGCGGCGCTTAAACCAGCAGCAACCCATTCCCATCGATGCCAACCTCTCCATCATTCTCAGTGTCTTCATTGGTGGCGTTACCCTCACCGGTTCTCTCATCGCCTTCGGAAAACTCCAAGGCTTACTCACCGGAGCGCCGATTAAATTTCCCCTCCAACAACCCATTAACATCCTGCTGCTGATCGCCTTCCTCGGCACAACCGGCTATTTACTCTACGACTCCATCAACGCCCCCATCTTCCTCGTAATGACCGGAATAGCCCTACTCCTAGGGATTCTATTCGTCATTCCCATCGGCGGCGGTGACATGCCCGTAGTCATTTCCCTGCTCAACTCCCTATCGGGTTTAGCCGCCAGTGCCGCCGGATTTGTCGTCATGAACAACGTGCTGATTATCTCCGGTGCATTAGTCGGAGCATCCGGCTTAATCCTCACCCAAATCATGTGTAAAGCCATGAACCGCACCCTCACCAACGTTCTCTTCAGTGGCTTTGGAACCTCTGAAGGAACCAGTAGCGCCGGTAGTTCTGGAAGCGCAGGACAACAAACCGTTCACAGCATCGACTCAGAAGAAGGAGCCATGATGCTCGGCTATTCCAAATCCGTCGTCGTTGTTCCCGGCTATGGCATGGCAGTCGCCCAAGCCCAGCATGTCGTCCGGGAATTAGCCGATTTACTCGAAAAACAAGGGGTTGAAGTCAAATATGCCATTCATCCCGTAGCCGGACGGATGCCGGGACATATGAACGTCCTCTTAGCAGAAGCCAATGTTCCCTACAACCAACTCTATGATATGGATGACATCAATCCTCAATTTGACCAAACCGATGTCGCCTTAGTCATTGGAGCCAATGATGTCGTTAATCCTGCCGCTCGCAGTAATCAGGATAGCCCCATTTATGGGATGCCCATTCTAGAAGTAGACCGCGCCAAGCATACCATTGTGATTAAGCGCAGTTTGAATACAGGCTTTGCCGGGGTTGATAATGAGTTGTTCTATAAAGATAAAACCATGATGCTCTTCGGTAGCGCTAAGGACATGGTGAATCAACTCGTTTCGAGTGTGAAAGAGTTGTAGTGAACGCACAGTAGGGGCGAAACATTTTTTGCCCTTACCAATTATTGGAAACGATTAATACGGGGGTTGTAGGGGCGGGTTTCAAACCCGCCCCTATAGATTAGGGGACTAGGGAGGAGACGATAATCGATTATTCTAGAGATCGTGGAGTCGAAACCAGTATACCAGTATATTGACTAAGGGTGAAACGAATAGAATATGGATATCCGGGAAAAACTCAATCGTCTACAAACCTTATTTACTGACATGGATCGGGCGCTGATTGCCTATTCTGGGGGAATTGATAGTACGTTGGTGGCGAAAATTGCTTACGATCGCCTGGGAGATCGCGCCCTAGCTGTCACTGCCGAATCTCCCTCCCTGTTACCGGAAGATTTAGAGGACGCAAAAGTACAGGCGGCGGCGATCGGAATTCCCCATAAAATTGTCCAAACCCACGAAATGGACAATCCCAACTATACGTCTAATCCGGTCAACCGTTGCTATTTTTGTAAAAGCGAACTCCATGATACCCTCAAACCCCTAGCCCAAGCTTGGGGCTATCCCTATGTGATCGATGGGGTAAATGGGGATGATTTACAGGATTATCGCCCCGGAATTAAAGCGGCAAAAGAGCGGGGAGCTAGATCGCCTTTAGCAGAAGTTGGAGTAACCAAAGCAGAAGTGCGGGAACTCTCCAAATACCTAGAACTTCCCTGGTGGGATAAACCCGCTCAACCTTGTCTAAGCTCGCGCTTTCCCTACGGCGAAGAAATTACCCTCTCGAAACTGCAACGGGTAGGGCGAGCCGAGCGCTATTTACGGCAACTGGGCTTAACTCAAGTGCGGGTACGCTCTGAAGGAGAAACTGCCCGCATTGAACTCCCTCCCGAACAGATTCAATCCTTTGTCCTGTCCACAGACTTACCGGAACTGGTGAAACAGCTCCAGAGCTTTGGCTTCCTCTATATCACCCTCGACTTAGAAGGCTACGTTAGTGGCAAACTCAACCGGGTGTTGGGGGAAGTGGCTAGGGCGTAACTGGGCTAAAATGAGTGACAGCCAGTAGTGCGAGCATCTTGCTCGCTGTTGGCTTTAAATTTAAGTTTAAATCGGTAGTGTTATAGCTCGTTTTTGATTTGTAGCGAGCGAGACGCTCGCACTTCCCAAGACCTAAAGATAGGGGTACAGGAAGATTCCCCCATTCCCCCATTCCCCCACCATGCTCGATCAAATTGCTAAAGCCTTTGAACGTAAGGATTATCGCACTGCTCAGAACTTGCTGAAGAGTTTCTTGCAAAAAGAACCCCAAAATCCTTGGGGGCGGTTGTACGCTGGACGGTTATACGAGGAACGGGGAAAGCCAGATTTGGCTGAACCCATTTATCGGCAATTATTACGGAAAGCGGAACATCCGAAAATTGTTTCTCAAGCTCGTTCGGGACTGCAACGCCTGCAAAGCCAAAAAGAGGCTCAAGAGCAGCAGAGACGGCAACAGGCGATCGCCCAAGCGACAAAAGATCCCAACCAAGCGAAACCGGGTTTATTAATTATAGAACCAGTAGTCGGAGAAGCGCGTAAAGCGGCGGCCAAAGAGTTTGCCCGGATCATGAACCTAGATTCCTATAGCGCCCAACGGCAACTCCCTGGGCGGTTTTGGCGTTTGCATCGCACGGGGAATATTGGCGAGTTGGGGGTTTATGGTGAAGAATTGCGATCGGTGGGCATTCCGGCGTTTTGGGTGAATTTAGAGAAAATTGAACAGCTCCGGGTGTTCCGAGTACAGTCCATTTCGGAACTGGGAAAATCCGTGAGTCTTATGTGCCATGATGAATCGAATCAGTTGGGAACTTTGAGTTTTGAATGGTCAGAAGTGGCACAGCGCGTAACAGGTAATTTACCTATTTTTGAATCGGTGGTAATGTTGGATGGTAAAGGAAAACCGGAGAGGGTAGAACGTACCCAAGATTATGTTTATCTGTGCGATTTGCATCTTCCTCAGAGAAACTGTCTGTTACGGTTTTGCGATCGCTCCTTTGAATTTCATCGTAGTGTGGGCATTCTTCCCCCAGATATTCCGCGATCGCAACTGAGTGCCCGTCTTCAGTGGAATAGCTTAATGCAAGTGATGGTTACCTCTCTTCCCCAAACTCCCCTTTGGTCAGATTTCACCCCGTTTGCAGAAACCGTCTTACAGGAAGCTAAAATTGTGGCCGATTCTAGGAATCTGTTCGGAGAAATTCGCCCCCATATTGATATTTTCCGCAGAGCAGAAACCGATTGGGATCGCGCCTTTGCCCTTTACAGTGGCTTAGTGTTCTTTCGCCCAAAGTGTTGAGTAACAATCATTACATAACTCATTTAGGTTTGCTATATAGGGAGAATGAGCAGGCAAGATGCCTGCACTCCCAAAACTGACGTTAATATTAAGGAGTGGGAGCGTCTCGCTCCCTAGCTCCTTAATTTCCCTACCTCCCTAATTAGGGTATTTCCGCTTCGCGGACATGAACAAGCGGGCTTGATATAACACCTTGTCCCAGTAGAGGAGAGAGCGGTTGTTCTCTCTCCTTGCACCCCGGATCAACGCCCAAAGATCAACCGGTATTTCGCATTCCCGCCGCAATACCATTAATGGTGAGCAGAGCGCCTCGAAGTAATTCGCCCTTACTATAGCGAGAAATGACCCCAGAGGAGCTGCCACTATTATGTTGACGCAGGCGGCTTAACAGAGAGACTTGTAACATGCCTAATGGAATAATCGTACCATTGCGTAACTGAACCGATCGCTGAAGAGTGGGGTCTCCATCCAGAAGCCTTTCATGGCTCGTAATTGCCAAAATTACTTTAGAAGTCCGATGGAACTCCTCTTTAATTTGCTCAAACACCTGTTCGAGTCGTCCGAACTCCTCTTGGGGACAGAGTTGTTCCAAGTAGTGCCGGGAAATATGCAGATCCACCTTAGAAAGGGTCATTTCTACTTTCGAGACCACCATCTTGAAGAAGGGCCATTTGTAATAGAAATATTGCAGCAGTTTCAGATGTTCTTCTGGTTCCTGATCGATAAAGTCCTGTAGGGCCGTGCCTACCCCATACCAACTGGGCAGTAAATAGCGAGCCTGTGTCCAGCTAAACACCCAAGGAATGGCTCGCAGTCCGGAAAGGCCTTTCTTTTTGCCTCCTCCGCGACGAGCGGGACGGGAGCTAATTTGCAGTTGGCTAATTTCCTGGATGGGGGTGGCGTAGTGGAAGAAGTCGATAAAATCCGGTTGTTCGTAGATCAGAGCGCGGTAGTGCGATCGCGCCTTAATCGCCAACTCTTCCATAATCTCATTCCAGGGGTCAATATCATCAAAACCACTGCCGAGTACCCCCGCTTGCACCACGGCTGAGGTAATCGTTTCCAGGTTATACAGCGCTAACTCTGGTAGGGAATACTTGGAAGCTAACACTTCTCCCTGCTCCGTAATTTTAATGCGCCCATTAATACTCCGGCTCGGTTGGGCTAAAATCGCTTCATAGGCTGGGCCACCGCCCCGACCGACTGAACCCCCTCGACCATGGAAAATCCGCAGTTCTACCCCAAAGGGTGAAGCAATCTGTTCTAGGGCTTTCTGTGCCTTATGAATTTCCCAGTTACTACTTAAGAAACCCGAATCTTTATTACTATCGGAATAACCGAGCATGATTTCTTGCAACGCG
Proteins encoded:
- the larE gene encoding ATP-dependent sacrificial sulfur transferase LarE; translation: MDIREKLNRLQTLFTDMDRALIAYSGGIDSTLVAKIAYDRLGDRALAVTAESPSLLPEDLEDAKVQAAAIGIPHKIVQTHEMDNPNYTSNPVNRCYFCKSELHDTLKPLAQAWGYPYVIDGVNGDDLQDYRPGIKAAKERGARSPLAEVGVTKAEVRELSKYLELPWWDKPAQPCLSSRFPYGEEITLSKLQRVGRAERYLRQLGLTQVRVRSEGETARIELPPEQIQSFVLSTDLPELVKQLQSFGFLYITLDLEGYVSGKLNRVLGEVARA
- a CDS encoding tetratricopeptide repeat protein, which codes for MLDQIAKAFERKDYRTAQNLLKSFLQKEPQNPWGRLYAGRLYEERGKPDLAEPIYRQLLRKAEHPKIVSQARSGLQRLQSQKEAQEQQRRQQAIAQATKDPNQAKPGLLIIEPVVGEARKAAAKEFARIMNLDSYSAQRQLPGRFWRLHRTGNIGELGVYGEELRSVGIPAFWVNLEKIEQLRVFRVQSISELGKSVSLMCHDESNQLGTLSFEWSEVAQRVTGNLPIFESVVMLDGKGKPERVERTQDYVYLCDLHLPQRNCLLRFCDRSFEFHRSVGILPPDIPRSQLSARLQWNSLMQVMVTSLPQTPLWSDFTPFAETVLQEAKIVADSRNLFGEIRPHIDIFRRAETDWDRAFALYSGLVFFRPKC
- a CDS encoding NAD(P) transhydrogenase subunit alpha, producing the protein MTESLIGALFVFVLASFAGFEVITKVPPTLHTPLMSGANAISGIALIGALIVAGDRTLSISVILGLIAVVCATINVVGGFLVTDRMLQMFKKKEA
- a CDS encoding NAD(P)(+) transhydrogenase (Re/Si-specific) subunit beta, whose amino-acid sequence is MTALTEYLPTGIQLVYLLSASLFIIGLKQLGSPATARNGNLLASIAMLLAVVVTLLDQQVLNYELILVGIIIGSLIGAIAAKQVAMTAMPQMVGLFNGLGGAASALVAIAEFWRRLNQQQPIPIDANLSIILSVFIGGVTLTGSLIAFGKLQGLLTGAPIKFPLQQPINILLLIAFLGTTGYLLYDSINAPIFLVMTGIALLLGILFVIPIGGGDMPVVISLLNSLSGLAASAAGFVVMNNVLIISGALVGASGLILTQIMCKAMNRTLTNVLFSGFGTSEGTSSAGSSGSAGQQTVHSIDSEEGAMMLGYSKSVVVVPGYGMAVAQAQHVVRELADLLEKQGVEVKYAIHPVAGRMPGHMNVLLAEANVPYNQLYDMDDINPQFDQTDVALVIGANDVVNPAARSNQDSPIYGMPILEVDRAKHTIVIKRSLNTGFAGVDNELFYKDKTMMLFGSAKDMVNQLVSSVKEL